In Denitratisoma sp. DHT3, one DNA window encodes the following:
- a CDS encoding chemotaxis protein CheW: MGQLKTTQSTAVAKVSAAQEAVQQYLTFLLSGEMYAVGILNVKEIIEYGQLTEIPMMPAFIRGVINLRGSVVPVIDLAARFGGQQTAVSRRTCIVIIELTGSGNSAEDRHDVGVVVDAVSEVLEVSSADIEPPPAFGANIRADFIDGMGKIAGKFVIILNIQRVLSIDEIAQLATLKEHGTEAAAEAA, from the coding sequence ATGGGACAATTGAAGACGACCCAATCGACAGCGGTGGCCAAGGTCTCCGCCGCCCAGGAAGCGGTTCAGCAATACCTGACCTTTCTCCTCTCGGGCGAGATGTACGCGGTGGGTATCCTCAACGTCAAGGAAATCATCGAGTACGGTCAGTTGACCGAAATCCCGATGATGCCGGCGTTCATCCGCGGCGTGATCAATCTGCGGGGCAGCGTGGTGCCGGTCATCGATCTGGCCGCCCGCTTCGGCGGGCAGCAGACGGCGGTATCCCGCCGCACCTGCATCGTGATCATCGAATTGACGGGGAGCGGAAACTCCGCCGAGGACCGCCACGACGTCGGCGTCGTGGTCGACGCGGTCTCGGAAGTGCTGGAGGTTTCCAGCGCCGACATCGAGCCCCCACCCGCCTTTGGCGCCAACATCAGGGCCGATTTCATCGATGGCATGGGAAAGATCGCCGGCAAGTTCGTGATCATCCTCAATATCCAACGGGTGCTCTCCATCGACGAGATCGCCCAACTCGCCACCTTGAAGGAGCACGGCACGGAGGCCGCCGCCGAAGCCGCCTGA